From one Bacteroides fragilis NCTC 9343 genomic stretch:
- a CDS encoding TIGR04157 family glycosyltransferase, with amino-acid sequence MKHLYIIDQCSSASLYGIGTYIQQIINIWRMDVCSALTIVKLESGTNVIEEGWSDGVRYLWFPSETEEEEMRHESYCLDLAESLRFCMNEEEDNIFLVNYLSHSELILNLKKIISSCRIIIVIHYVGWYTMKRRNGSYLECLLGKVSTDRDATEKIVYKEFVANKDFFLKADRVVCLSEHTYNLLRNVYGIVEQKIRLLYNGLVDEARILDIEQRKIQKGNLSFKVEDQIILYVGRLNQIKGVYYLINAFRKLLDCLPNVHLLVVGDGDYSAYLSECEGIWSHVTFTGRIRKEKLYQLYQISDIGVLPSLQEQCSYVAIEMMMHGIPLIGTASTGLEDMIQEGLNGYAISIEDVDAYPEVFIEKLKSSMVRILSLSIDEKNAMRQQSRNVYLKHYTLNVMQEGMKELEWI; translated from the coding sequence ATGAAACACTTATATATAATTGATCAATGTAGTTCTGCATCCCTTTATGGTATAGGCACATATATTCAACAAATTATTAATATTTGGAGAATGGATGTTTGTAGTGCGTTGACAATTGTAAAGTTGGAATCTGGCACTAATGTAATAGAAGAAGGGTGGTCAGATGGAGTTCGATATTTATGGTTTCCTTCTGAAACAGAGGAAGAAGAGATGCGACATGAAAGTTACTGTTTGGATTTAGCAGAGTCGCTGAGATTTTGTATGAATGAAGAAGAAGATAATATATTTCTGGTAAATTATTTGAGTCATTCAGAACTCATTCTGAACCTAAAGAAGATTATTTCTAGTTGTCGTATTATAATTGTAATACATTACGTTGGATGGTACACCATGAAAAGGAGAAACGGAAGCTATTTGGAATGTCTTCTGGGTAAAGTATCCACTGACAGGGATGCTACAGAGAAAATTGTCTATAAAGAATTTGTTGCAAATAAGGACTTTTTTCTGAAAGCAGACAGAGTGGTCTGTTTATCGGAGCATACTTATAATTTGCTTCGAAATGTTTATGGGATTGTGGAACAAAAAATAAGATTATTATATAATGGTCTGGTGGACGAAGCACGGATTTTAGATATAGAACAGCGTAAAATTCAAAAAGGTAATTTGTCATTTAAAGTGGAAGATCAAATAATTCTTTACGTGGGACGACTAAATCAGATCAAAGGTGTGTACTATCTAATTAATGCATTTCGAAAGCTTTTAGATTGCTTGCCTAATGTTCATTTGTTAGTGGTAGGTGATGGGGATTATTCTGCTTATTTGTCTGAGTGTGAGGGTATTTGGAGCCATGTTACTTTTACTGGTCGAATCAGAAAGGAGAAATTATATCAGTTATATCAAATATCAGATATAGGTGTTCTTCCTTCTCTTCAAGAACAATGCAGTTATGTTGCTATAGAAATGATGATGCATGGAATACCTCTCATTGGCACAGCTTCTACAGGTTTAGAAGATATGATTCAGGAAGGGCTAAATGGATATGCTATATCTATAGAGGATGTGGATGCTTACCCGGAAGTATTTATTGAGAAATTGAAATCCAGTATGGTTCGAATTTTGTCTTTATCAATTGACGAAAAGAATGCTATGCGGCAGCAAAGTAGAAATGTCTATTTGAAACACTATACTTTGAATGTCATGCAAGAGGGAATGAAAGAGCTAGAGTGGATTTGA
- a CDS encoding glycosyltransferase family 8 protein, with the protein MKNIIPIFFAINEEYIDHCCTSIVSILENNRYLNISIYILTDYISLESKELLQEIENVFTCVTIQWEMIDSESFKQLKKKGGYITEHTLYRYAIADLFPNLDKALYLDADLVINGSIEPLWELDLEGYYCAGVDDIFIRRINYRKILELAEKDVYINAGVLLLNLKDLRKDKIQEKLLQHTSIYINRDRYQDQDAINCICKGKIKLIPNIYNFTTSETLHTPEMLSDIIIIHYTGSIKPWHQEYTWQVLKELYCKYNSSMDKIKDRLLSRWMERTIELFQLSQKTNDTELEEEADKLLNKIIDHCSLAVPITYENGLCGIGTGIEYLLQKKLVEGNSDEILHQIDSAVYSVIEQKSLTDLGLGKGVSGLAYYFYSRLCTRENFNTPTALKIKEYLFHLINWIAELLPDTNNRPVLCEVYLVLSLLHELNIPQAPIETLMRNSLSQITGY; encoded by the coding sequence ATGAAAAACATAATACCAATCTTCTTTGCAATCAATGAAGAATACATTGACCATTGCTGTACCTCTATAGTATCTATTCTTGAGAATAATAGATATTTGAATATAAGCATATACATTCTGACAGATTATATTTCGTTAGAAAGCAAAGAGCTCCTTCAGGAAATAGAAAATGTATTTACCTGTGTAACTATCCAATGGGAAATGATAGATTCAGAATCATTCAAGCAACTCAAGAAAAAAGGAGGATACATCACCGAACACACTCTTTATCGTTATGCCATCGCAGATCTTTTTCCCAATCTGGATAAAGCCCTATATCTGGATGCAGATTTAGTAATCAATGGCAGCATAGAGCCATTGTGGGAACTGGATTTGGAAGGTTATTATTGTGCAGGAGTGGATGATATCTTTATAAGACGAATCAATTATAGAAAGATACTGGAACTAGCGGAAAAGGATGTATACATCAATGCAGGCGTACTGCTGTTGAATCTGAAAGACCTTAGAAAAGATAAAATACAGGAAAAGCTATTGCAACACACATCAATTTATATAAACCGGGATCGATATCAGGATCAAGATGCAATTAATTGTATATGTAAAGGCAAAATAAAGCTAATTCCCAATATCTATAATTTCACTACCAGTGAAACTTTGCATACCCCTGAAATGTTATCCGACATCATCATCATTCATTATACCGGAAGTATAAAGCCATGGCATCAAGAGTACACTTGGCAAGTATTAAAAGAGCTATATTGCAAATACAATAGCTCTATGGACAAAATCAAAGATCGACTTTTATCAAGGTGGATGGAGCGAACGATTGAGCTTTTTCAATTAAGCCAAAAAACGAACGATACAGAATTAGAAGAGGAGGCAGATAAATTACTGAACAAGATAATAGACCACTGCTCTCTGGCTGTTCCTATCACTTACGAGAATGGGTTATGTGGCATTGGAACGGGAATTGAATATTTACTGCAAAAGAAACTGGTCGAAGGCAATAGTGATGAAATACTACATCAAATAGACTCCGCTGTATATTCAGTCATTGAACAAAAGTCTTTGACTGACCTTGGATTAGGAAAAGGAGTTTCGGGCTTAGCTTACTATTTCTATTCACGTCTATGTACAAGAGAAAACTTCAACACTCCCACAGCCTTAAAAATAAAAGAATATCTCTTCCACCTGATAAATTGGATAGCAGAGTTGCTTCCGGATACAAATAATCGGCCTGTATTATGCGAAGTTTATCTGGTTCTTAGCCTGTTACACGAACTAAACATCCCTCAAGCACCAATAGAGACATTAATGCGCAATAGCCTGTCCCAAATAACAGGCTATTAG